TTTCCTGATTCTCCATATTAGGTTTTGCTGCTTTAGCAACCTGAAATCCTCATTCTCTGTGTTTGCCCTGAAAGAAGGGTAGATGCCCTTATTTTCCTTTATGACAAGGCCATCCTTGATTAGGGCAGCTAAGTGATTGATAACCGAGACCTGCGCCAGCTTGACCTTGCGTGACAGCTGCCTTATTAGAAAATCCTTTTTTGGATAGTCAAAAAACTCCTGCAAAATCCTATATCTGTTATAATTTTGTAGCATATGAAATATTTTTATAGCATATGATATAGATTATGAGCAAGTGGTATATAAATATATCGTTTGAGCAGTGGAAACAATTGTATCTGGCTTCAGAATTCCCCAAGCTTTTTTTGGCCAGAACTTGTATTGACTGCCCGCCAGCTTGCCCAGCTCTTCCTGAAAATAGAAGGGTACTTCCGGAAATTCCTGGCAAGGAATTCCTGGGTCATCGGGTCTGATGGGTAGCCAGAGCCAAAGTCCACGCCGATATCCTCCTTTATTTTTTCAATCTCCCTGTCCCTTGTCACTTTGGCAAGTATGGAAGCTGCTGAAACAACAGGGTACTTTGCATCTGCCTTGTGCTCTGCAACAAGCTTTATTTTTTTGGTGATGTGCTTGGCGATGTACCCTGAATATTTCCCTATATTGTTGCTCGGGCAGTCCAGATAGGCTGTAGCTGCCTTTAGCTCATTGATAATCTGGGCGCTTTTCCTTGCTTCCAGCCAGTTGAGGTTGTCAGAATCTGATAAAACAGCATCGTCAATCTCTTGAGGGGGGATTACTATGAGTTTGTGCTGCTTAATGATTTTCAGGATTTCCCCATAGAGCAATTCCCTTGCCCGAGGAGTCAGTTCCTTTGAATCCCTTGTGCCAATTTCCCGCAACTTTTTTTCATCCCTTGCATCAATCGTAACGCCGCAGATGACAAGCGGACCTATAGCAGGCCCCCTGCCAGCCTCATCAATGCCGAGTATCAATGCCATGCTGCGAGAATTGGTTGGGAGATATATAAATTATTTGCTAGCCTAATTCCCTTGTAAGCTAACCAAAAATTATATATATACTAACATATAGACAAATGTTCTTACAGCATTATAATGCACAAGATGAGGTGATTAGATGTCGAGTGAGGCAAATGATAACAAGACAGGATTGTTTCTAACA
This DNA window, taken from Candidatus Woesearchaeota archaeon, encodes the following:
- the rnhB gene encoding ribonuclease HII; protein product: MALILGIDEAGRGPAIGPLVICGVTIDARDEKKLREIGTRDSKELTPRARELLYGEILKIIKQHKLIVIPPQEIDDAVLSDSDNLNWLEARKSAQIINELKAATAYLDCPSNNIGKYSGYIAKHITKKIKLVAEHKADAKYPVVSAASILAKVTRDREIEKIKEDIGVDFGSGYPSDPMTQEFLARNFRKYPSIFRKSWASWRAVNTSSGQKKLGEF